ATAATTAAATCGCCATCATCATAAATTATCTCTATATCTTTATTTACTTCAGGCTCTTTCATATCTTTAAAATAGTATGATATCTCATCGCCTTTTGAAATAGTTCTAGTATATTTTATCTTCTCTCCGTTTACTAATACAAGCCCCTCACCTATCAAATCCTGCCACTTGTTTCTGGAATAATAAGAAAACCTATTTCCCATATATTTATCTAATCGCATAGATTCAATATCTTCTTCGATACGGCACTTCCTTATAACAGCACCTTCATATAATTCTTTATTAGTAGAATTGAGTTTATTTTTAGATTTTTTCATAATTTGATTTTATTGATAATTATTTAAAATCTTTGTAAAGCATGCTAGGCTGMACATCAGTGTTGTTTTGATATTTACTGCTTGCATACTCTTCATATTCACCATCTATAGTGTGATAATAAAGCTGAGCAATTTCTACTTCAGGGTATATTATTATAGGCTTAATRCAAAATATCTCTAATGTCCAATACCCCGCAAAACCAACATCTCCAAACCCAGCAGTAATATGTATAAATATACCAAGCCTTCCTATAGATGACCTACCCTCTATCATAGGCACATATTTTTTTGTTTTGGTATATTCTAAAGTTCTTCCCAAATAAAGCTGATTAGGCTCTAACTGATATCCTGTTTCTGGTAT
The DNA window shown above is from Brachyspira sp. SAP_772 and carries:
- a CDS encoding S4 domain-containing protein, with protein sequence MKKSKNKLNSTNKELYEGAVIRKCRIEEDIESMRLDKYMGNRFSYYSRNKWQDLIGEGLVLVNGEKIKYTRTISKGDEISYYFKDMKEPEVNKDIEIIYDDGDLI
- a CDS encoding dCTP deaminase domain-containing protein, coding for IPETGYQLEPNQLYLGRTLEYTKTKKYVPMIEGRSSIGRLGIFIHITAGFGDVGFAGYWTLEIFCIKPIIIYPEVEIAQLYYHTIDGEYEEYASSKYQNNTDVQPSMLYKDFK